A genomic stretch from Chitinophaga lutea includes:
- the rplS gene encoding 50S ribosomal protein L19, which translates to MMNAISFVHEQLTANKQFPKFKAGDNITVNYKIVEGNKERIQSFKGDVVKIQGTGFTASFTVRKISDGVGVERLFPFYSPNVESIVLNKVGKVRRAKLYYLRERQGKAARIKEKRV; encoded by the coding sequence ATGATGAACGCAATTTCTTTTGTTCACGAGCAGCTGACTGCTAACAAGCAATTTCCGAAGTTTAAAGCCGGTGACAACATCACCGTTAACTATAAGATCGTTGAAGGTAACAAGGAGCGTATCCAGTCCTTCAAGGGCGATGTGGTAAAAATCCAGGGTACTGGTTTTACCGCTTCTTTCACCGTTCGTAAAATCTCCGACGGAGTAGGCGTTGAAAGGCTGTTCCCCTTCTATTCTCCCAATGTTGAATCCATTGTGCTGAATAAAGTGGGTAAAGTAAGAAGGGCTAAACTGTACTACCTGCGCGAGCGCCAGGGTAAAGCAGCCCGTATCAAAGAAAAAAGGGTTTAG
- a CDS encoding Sec-independent protein translocase subunit TatA/TatB, translated as MLAEHFKNTEMTAVFVKSPLLLFQELGMTELILIALVVLLLFGGKKIPELMRGLGKGIREFKDAKDNVRREMEEGMKETEVKKS; from the coding sequence TTGTTAGCTGAACATTTTAAAAACACAGAAATGACTGCAGTTTTCGTTAAATCACCGCTTTTACTCTTCCAAGAACTTGGCATGACTGAATTAATCCTTATCGCTTTAGTAGTATTGCTGCTGTTTGGTGGCAAAAAGATTCCCGAACTTATGCGTGGCCTTGGTAAAGGTATCCGCGAGTTTAAAGATGCCAAAGACAACGTGCGCCGTGAAATGGAAGAGGGCATGAAAGAAACCGAAGTAAAAAAGAGCTAA
- the gatA gene encoding Asp-tRNA(Asn)/Glu-tRNA(Gln) amidotransferase subunit GatA: protein MTEFSSISSFHEALYAGKTTCEAMVRLYLERIEQSRHLNAYLEVFTDSALDQARALDGRISRGERPGTLAGVVIGIKDVICYKGHEVTAASKILEGFVSLYSATAVERLLAEGAIIIGRLNCDEFAMGSTNENSAYGKVLNALDNTRVPGGSSGGSAVAVQAGLCQVSLGSDTGGSVRQPADFCGIVGLKPSYGRISRHGLIAYASSFDQIGIFGSNIADVALVLQAIAGPDMYDSTASQREVPDYQANLRHNKKRKFAYLKDALHHEGLDPEMREGYESFFEQLKSDGHTVEGVNFDYLDYVVAAYYVLTTAEASSNLSRFDGVKYGYRTPQKGIELTDFYKKSRSEGFGKEVKRRILLGTFVLSAGYYDAYFTKAQQVRRLVVEKMQSILSRYDAVLLPTVPATAFKIGEKTDDPIAMYLADIYTVLANLTGVPAISVPLHRHSNGMPYGLQIITREFDEENLLQIAHNMLHEEHV from the coding sequence TTGACTGAATTCAGCAGTATATCGTCTTTTCATGAGGCGTTGTATGCCGGAAAAACGACCTGCGAGGCCATGGTACGCCTGTACCTGGAGCGGATTGAGCAGTCCCGGCACCTCAACGCATATCTGGAAGTATTTACGGACAGTGCATTGGATCAGGCGCGTGCGCTCGACGGGCGCATCAGCCGCGGGGAGCGGCCCGGTACACTGGCCGGGGTAGTGATCGGCATCAAGGATGTGATCTGCTACAAAGGGCATGAAGTGACCGCCGCCTCGAAGATCCTGGAGGGGTTTGTGTCCCTGTATTCTGCTACAGCCGTTGAACGGCTGCTCGCTGAAGGCGCCATCATCATCGGGCGCCTTAATTGTGATGAGTTTGCCATGGGCTCCACTAACGAGAACTCGGCATACGGCAAGGTGCTCAATGCGCTGGACAATACCCGTGTTCCCGGCGGTTCTTCCGGCGGTTCGGCGGTAGCCGTGCAGGCCGGTTTATGCCAGGTGAGCCTGGGCAGCGATACCGGCGGTTCCGTAAGGCAACCGGCGGATTTTTGCGGTATTGTAGGGCTGAAACCCTCCTACGGGAGGATTTCCCGCCACGGCCTCATTGCCTATGCCTCATCTTTCGACCAGATAGGCATTTTTGGCTCGAATATTGCAGATGTGGCCTTGGTTCTACAAGCCATCGCCGGGCCGGATATGTACGACAGTACAGCCTCCCAGCGAGAAGTCCCTGATTATCAGGCAAATCTCCGGCACAATAAAAAGCGGAAATTTGCGTATTTAAAAGACGCCCTGCACCACGAAGGATTAGACCCCGAAATGAGGGAGGGATACGAAAGTTTCTTTGAACAACTGAAATCAGATGGCCATACCGTGGAAGGGGTCAATTTCGATTACCTCGACTACGTAGTAGCGGCCTATTATGTGCTGACGACGGCCGAAGCTTCCAGCAACCTGAGCCGCTTCGACGGGGTGAAATACGGGTACCGTACCCCCCAGAAAGGCATCGAACTGACCGATTTTTATAAAAAGAGCCGGTCGGAAGGTTTTGGAAAAGAGGTGAAACGCCGCATCTTGTTGGGCACTTTTGTGCTGAGCGCCGGGTATTACGACGCTTATTTCACAAAGGCCCAGCAGGTTAGAAGGCTGGTAGTGGAAAAAATGCAGTCCATCCTGTCGCGTTACGACGCGGTGCTGCTGCCTACCGTACCGGCCACAGCGTTTAAAATTGGTGAAAAAACAGACGATCCGATTGCGATGTACCTGGCCGATATCTACACGGTGTTGGCCAACCTGACCGGAGTTCCGGCAATTTCCGTACCTTTGCACCGGCATTCAAACGGGATGCCGTATGGCCTGCAGATCATCACCAGGGAGTTTGACGAAGAGAACTTGTTACAAATAGCTCATAATATGTTACATGAGGAGCATGTGTGA
- a CDS encoding lytic transglycosylase domain-containing protein, which produces MTKVFLLLLSAVGLTTVATAAGKGPKEIAVPGLELHADTSVTLKKSANLPKDTAVHGSPASQAVKQAAQTMPAIVRTPKVYEEQMSNHYIKGYVNDYATRYSQHLSTMVERSAPYFTMIEKVFSDHGIPEEMKYLAVIESGMSYNARSRVGAVGMWQFMSSTARIFGLNVGKRVDERKDFYKSTVAAAKYLNELYEQFDNWLLVVAAYNCGAGGVQRAQRISGRSDFWGIQYFLPAESRNHVYKFIATGYILDRFNTFFGVGSSYTAAPGARLNAAPEFRKAAPLTDDDMFNTVEFSITGKYRIEAIAKKLSMEKDELERLNPDFSQALAGETNSYDLRIPKEKMKTFLAEKDEILKESLQLTLDDKAATVDRSRFPAPVKRPEVNANPKKPVIAKKAPAKKKKTVRRK; this is translated from the coding sequence ATGACGAAAGTCTTTTTATTACTCTTATCGGCCGTGGGATTGACCACTGTTGCGACGGCTGCCGGTAAGGGCCCTAAGGAGATCGCGGTTCCGGGTCTGGAACTGCACGCCGACACCTCCGTCACGCTAAAGAAATCTGCTAATCTGCCTAAAGACACGGCAGTGCACGGCTCTCCTGCTTCACAGGCTGTGAAACAGGCGGCGCAAACGATGCCTGCCATCGTACGCACTCCTAAAGTGTACGAAGAGCAAATGAGCAATCACTACATCAAAGGATATGTGAACGACTACGCTACCCGCTACAGCCAACACCTGAGCACCATGGTAGAACGTTCGGCGCCCTATTTCACCATGATCGAAAAGGTGTTTTCCGACCACGGCATTCCCGAGGAAATGAAATACCTGGCCGTTATTGAATCCGGCATGTCTTACAACGCCCGCTCCCGCGTAGGCGCCGTAGGCATGTGGCAGTTCATGAGCAGCACCGCCCGCATCTTCGGGCTCAACGTGGGCAAAAGGGTAGACGAACGGAAGGACTTCTACAAATCCACCGTAGCCGCCGCCAAATACCTGAATGAGCTGTACGAACAGTTCGACAACTGGTTACTGGTGGTAGCGGCATATAATTGCGGAGCCGGCGGCGTGCAGCGCGCACAGCGCATCAGCGGCCGCAGCGACTTCTGGGGTATCCAGTATTTCCTGCCCGCAGAGTCCCGCAATCACGTGTATAAATTCATCGCCACCGGTTATATCCTCGACCGTTTCAACACCTTCTTCGGTGTGGGCAGCAGCTATACAGCCGCTCCCGGTGCGAGACTGAACGCAGCGCCTGAATTCAGAAAAGCCGCGCCGCTGACCGACGACGACATGTTCAACACCGTGGAGTTCAGCATTACCGGTAAATACCGCATCGAAGCCATCGCGAAAAAACTGAGCATGGAAAAGGATGAGCTGGAACGCCTCAATCCTGATTTTTCCCAGGCCCTCGCAGGTGAAACCAACAGTTACGACCTGCGTATCCCGAAAGAAAAAATGAAAACGTTCCTGGCCGAAAAAGACGAGATCCTGAAGGAATCCCTCCAGTTGACCCTCGACGATAAAGCGGCTACGGTTGACCGGTCACGCTTCCCCGCACCGGTAAAACGCCCGGAAGTGAACGCCAACCCGAAAAAACCGGTGATCGCCAAAAAGGCCCCCGCCAAAAAGAAGAAAACAGTCAGAAGAAAATAA
- a CDS encoding AraC family transcriptional regulator: MICTARHFQPSPLLRQHISRLALYTFPQAVRQPFLPVGQQSLVFALGPAFRLIGHAQEEQTAARATVVGQITSLRHSFFEAGSQYLLVKFTPCGFHDLFACSMQKLTNEGTDLCDIAGAPARELLNRLQDLAAMAALPHEGATGEDQRLCAAVFLVEQFLLRRLAGSTGEVLRTQQMAGYMAAMKGDFRMEAFCREVNITRKSLERHFLERIGITPKVYARILRMTHVMDMVRSNHVVRPRELIYTCGYYDYAHLRHETLELTGMTPRVLREVFVRL; encoded by the coding sequence ATGATCTGTACCGCCAGGCATTTTCAGCCTTCGCCGTTACTCCGCCAGCACATCAGCCGCCTGGCGCTCTACACGTTCCCACAAGCCGTGCGCCAGCCTTTCCTGCCTGTAGGCCAGCAATCACTGGTGTTTGCACTGGGGCCTGCCTTTCGCCTGATCGGGCATGCACAGGAAGAACAAACCGCAGCCCGCGCTACCGTCGTAGGCCAGATCACCAGCCTGCGGCATTCCTTTTTCGAGGCCGGCAGCCAATACCTTCTTGTCAAGTTCACACCCTGCGGTTTTCATGACCTGTTTGCCTGCTCCATGCAGAAGCTCACCAATGAAGGGACCGACCTTTGCGACATCGCCGGCGCCCCCGCACGGGAGCTGCTCAATCGCTTGCAGGACCTTGCGGCCATGGCGGCGCTTCCTCACGAAGGCGCCACCGGTGAAGACCAACGCCTCTGCGCCGCGGTTTTCCTCGTGGAGCAGTTCCTGTTGAGGCGCCTCGCCGGTTCTACTGGGGAGGTGCTCCGTACGCAACAGATGGCGGGGTATATGGCGGCGATGAAAGGAGATTTCCGGATGGAGGCGTTTTGCCGGGAAGTGAACATCACCCGCAAATCGCTGGAGCGGCATTTCCTCGAAAGGATCGGCATCACGCCGAAAGTTTACGCCCGCATACTGCGGATGACGCATGTGATGGATATGGTGCGCAGCAACCATGTGGTACGCCCCCGGGAACTGATCTATACCTGCGGTTATTACGACTATGCCCATCTGCGCCACGAAACGCTGGAGCTCACCGGCATGACGCCGCGGGTGTTGAGAGAGGTGTTCGTACGTTTGTGA
- a CDS encoding carboxypeptidase-like regulatory domain-containing protein, with protein MKSMFQPHRRISRIPFSLAILMMLAALVGGCRNKDVQGPAGTVSTGITGTVKTIDGLPIPGAAVTIGEQTVQSAANGTFTIPQVKLPKDRYIISCTKTGYFSQQRGETPPATGAAHVQFTLQVKTITHTLQADNGGLAGLPDGSGVELPAGGVVRADGSGYSGPVQMSLVHLDPTDPNFAQTIPGGDLQALRTDNSPVILYSYGMLQVEMESPGGEKLQLKQGKTSTLTMVIPDEQLATAPATIPLWHFDEAAGIWKEEGSATKTGNRYVGTVKHFSTWNCDDPKQRATIKGCVIPTPGCGGSGGAGVPGVMVSVGQTVVNTDEKGNYVANVPAGIPFEVSVEPRLNGGKGGVSQSFPGLAPLAVVTQDLSLPCAPAVTGRVTTCAGAPMGAFVSMYLDGENIGSAFTDENASFRLFAPKGKTVLVRAFDMTGNMAETTVKLPDNDAGKEIGPIRLCAATTHQETSFVIDGDGYSNRQWAMAGGAPTVSTGILDANSDETICVVVHNDNVLSLTFEGTAAGSYKMCVATLKLNNIMYTSETVNINVTRYGKVGEPIEGTFSGQFTRVGGGNVQIKNGKFGVMRIQG; from the coding sequence ATGAAATCAATGTTTCAACCCCACCGGCGCATTAGCCGGATCCCTTTTTCCCTGGCCATTTTAATGATGCTTGCCGCCCTGGTCGGCGGATGCCGTAACAAAGACGTGCAGGGCCCGGCCGGAACCGTATCTACCGGCATTACCGGTACGGTAAAAACGATCGACGGGCTGCCCATCCCGGGTGCTGCCGTCACAATCGGTGAACAGACCGTACAATCCGCCGCCAACGGTACTTTTACGATCCCGCAGGTAAAGTTGCCGAAAGACCGGTATATCATCTCCTGTACGAAGACAGGCTATTTTTCGCAACAGCGCGGAGAAACGCCCCCGGCCACCGGCGCGGCACATGTGCAGTTCACATTGCAGGTCAAGACCATTACGCATACCCTTCAGGCAGATAATGGTGGGCTTGCAGGGCTACCGGACGGTTCCGGTGTGGAACTTCCGGCCGGGGGAGTGGTCAGGGCCGACGGCAGCGGCTATAGCGGCCCCGTGCAGATGAGCCTGGTGCATCTCGACCCTACCGATCCCAATTTCGCGCAGACCATTCCCGGTGGCGATCTGCAGGCTCTCCGCACCGACAATTCACCCGTCATATTGTATTCCTACGGCATGCTGCAGGTGGAGATGGAAAGCCCCGGCGGAGAAAAGCTCCAGCTGAAGCAGGGCAAAACATCCACCCTCACTATGGTGATCCCTGATGAACAGCTCGCCACCGCGCCGGCTACCATCCCGCTCTGGCATTTTGATGAAGCGGCCGGTATCTGGAAAGAAGAAGGCAGCGCCACCAAAACGGGTAACCGCTACGTGGGTACGGTCAAACACTTTTCCACCTGGAATTGCGACGATCCCAAACAGCGGGCGACCATTAAAGGATGCGTCATTCCCACGCCCGGTTGCGGCGGAAGCGGCGGTGCGGGCGTGCCCGGCGTGATGGTATCGGTAGGGCAGACCGTTGTGAATACAGATGAAAAAGGTAATTATGTCGCCAATGTGCCCGCCGGGATCCCGTTTGAAGTAAGCGTGGAGCCGCGCCTTAACGGCGGCAAGGGCGGTGTGTCGCAATCATTTCCCGGGCTGGCGCCGCTGGCCGTCGTAACACAGGATTTGTCGCTGCCCTGCGCGCCTGCCGTAACCGGCCGTGTGACCACTTGTGCGGGCGCACCGATGGGGGCTTTTGTAAGCATGTACCTAGATGGTGAGAATATCGGCAGCGCATTTACTGACGAGAACGCCAGCTTCCGGCTATTTGCCCCGAAGGGGAAAACCGTACTGGTACGGGCTTTCGATATGACGGGCAACATGGCGGAGACAACCGTGAAACTGCCGGACAACGATGCCGGTAAAGAAATCGGCCCGATAAGGCTCTGCGCCGCCACAACGCACCAGGAAACCAGTTTTGTGATCGACGGGGACGGCTACAGTAACCGGCAGTGGGCCATGGCCGGCGGTGCGCCCACTGTATCTACCGGCATACTTGATGCCAACAGTGATGAAACCATCTGCGTGGTGGTGCATAACGATAACGTACTTAGCCTGACTTTCGAAGGAACTGCCGCCGGCAGCTATAAAATGTGCGTGGCCACGCTCAAGCTGAATAACATCATGTATACTTCGGAAACGGTGAATATCAACGTAACCCGCTATGGTAAAGTAGGAGAGCCGATCGAAGGTACCTTTTCGGGGCAGTTCACGCGTGTGGGCGGCGGCAACGTGCAGATCAAAAACGGGAAATTCGGGGTGATGCGAATCCAGGGCTGA
- a CDS encoding cation:proton antiporter domain-containing protein, giving the protein MKKSYLLYPLIIGVFAALIWLIIAQGQQLQPARNVTAAAPAATAAPAGLLPELLSHAQHPLSLLLLQIIVILCVSRLFGFAARKIKQPAVVGEIIAGIALGPSLLGLFWPAGMEGLFPARSMSSLQFLSQIGLAFFMFIVGMELEISKIRQKAHDAVMISHASIIIPFFLGVCLAYFTYTQYAPASVNFLSFALFMGIAMSITAFPVLARIVQERGLTGTPLGTMAITCAAADDITAWCILAIVVAIVKAGGLLTALVTILLALVFVLGMLLVVRPWLQRRMTRLSGTKTKVALGFFVLLIAGYLAEVIGIHLLFGAFLAGVIMPAEANIKKVLTDKLEDVSVVILLPIFFAFTGLRTQIGLLNDAHLWTMFAAIMLVAVGGKFGGSALTARLVGQPWQEALSIGALMNTRGLMELVVLNIGYELGILTPQVFAMMVLMALATTFMTGPLLDAINHWYGLKKQKALSHKAL; this is encoded by the coding sequence ATGAAAAAGAGTTACCTCCTTTACCCGCTGATCATCGGCGTTTTTGCCGCCCTGATATGGCTCATCATCGCACAGGGGCAACAATTGCAGCCTGCGCGGAACGTTACGGCCGCCGCGCCGGCAGCCACTGCCGCCCCGGCCGGCCTGTTGCCGGAATTGCTGTCACATGCGCAGCATCCGCTCAGCCTGTTGCTGCTGCAGATCATCGTTATCCTTTGTGTGTCGCGCCTTTTCGGCTTCGCCGCACGGAAAATAAAACAACCCGCGGTGGTGGGCGAAATCATTGCCGGTATCGCATTGGGGCCTTCCTTGCTGGGCCTTTTCTGGCCCGCGGGCATGGAAGGGCTGTTTCCGGCCCGCTCCATGAGCAGCCTGCAATTCCTCAGCCAGATAGGGCTGGCGTTTTTTATGTTCATCGTGGGCATGGAGCTGGAAATCAGCAAAATACGCCAGAAGGCGCACGATGCGGTGATGATCAGCCACGCCAGCATCATCATTCCCTTTTTCCTCGGCGTTTGCCTCGCTTATTTTACGTACACCCAATACGCCCCTGCTTCTGTCAACTTCCTGTCGTTCGCGCTGTTCATGGGCATCGCCATGAGCATCACGGCCTTCCCGGTACTGGCCAGGATCGTGCAGGAACGGGGCCTGACGGGCACTCCCCTGGGCACCATGGCCATTACCTGTGCGGCGGCAGACGATATCACCGCCTGGTGCATATTGGCCATCGTGGTAGCGATCGTCAAAGCCGGCGGACTGCTCACGGCCCTGGTCACCATCCTGCTCGCACTGGTGTTTGTGCTGGGCATGCTGCTGGTGGTACGGCCGTGGCTGCAACGGCGGATGACGCGGCTGTCCGGCACCAAAACCAAAGTGGCCCTGGGCTTTTTCGTATTGCTCATCGCAGGGTACCTGGCGGAAGTGATCGGCATCCACCTGCTGTTCGGCGCATTCCTCGCCGGTGTGATCATGCCGGCTGAAGCCAATATCAAAAAAGTGCTGACGGACAAACTGGAAGACGTAAGCGTGGTGATACTGCTGCCCATCTTTTTTGCCTTTACGGGCCTGCGTACGCAAATCGGGCTGCTGAACGACGCCCACCTCTGGACGATGTTTGCGGCCATCATGCTCGTGGCCGTAGGCGGCAAATTCGGCGGTTCGGCCCTTACGGCGAGGCTGGTGGGCCAACCCTGGCAGGAAGCCCTCTCCATCGGCGCGCTGATGAATACCCGCGGCCTGATGGAACTGGTGGTACTCAATATCGGTTACGAACTGGGCATCCTTACCCCGCAGGTATTCGCCATGATGGTGCTGATGGCGCTGGCCACCACCTTCATGACGGGCCCGCTGCTCGATGCCATCAATCACTGGTACGGCTTGAAAAAACAAAAAGCGCTGTCTCATAAAGCGCTTTAA
- a CDS encoding DoxX family protein translates to MKKTNIIYWILTGLMAAGMGVGAIFDALSWPEAVAYVTRLGYPASLVPFLGIAKILGIIAILVPGYPRLKEWAYAGLIFDLVGAMYSHIAFGDPASTWAPIILFIALVGGSYYYHHKRLRQKAGPSASFSY, encoded by the coding sequence ATGAAAAAAACGAACATTATTTATTGGATACTGACCGGCCTGATGGCCGCAGGCATGGGAGTCGGCGCTATTTTCGACGCCCTTTCATGGCCAGAAGCCGTGGCTTACGTGACCCGCCTGGGTTACCCGGCTTCGTTGGTACCTTTCCTGGGCATCGCCAAAATACTGGGCATCATCGCCATCCTGGTGCCGGGTTACCCCCGCCTGAAGGAATGGGCGTATGCCGGTCTCATCTTCGACCTGGTAGGCGCCATGTATTCGCACATCGCTTTCGGCGACCCCGCCTCCACCTGGGCCCCGATCATTTTGTTCATCGCCCTGGTAGGCGGCTCTTATTATTATCACCACAAACGTCTGCGGCAGAAAGCCGGCCCCTCAGCGTCTTTCAGCTACTAA